The Ferrimicrobium sp. genome contains a region encoding:
- a CDS encoding CYTH domain-containing protein, with the protein MASERELKRRPQDHEVGLEMVRAIVALGGQELSHGDPQELTSRYLDSVDHALALSQIGLRARGSQGHTQARWTIKVGALPDRRGVSEAAEYEMDGAWDVIPPALVVALRCIGVVGDLVETARFRTLRERWVMDLSGVELEVCLDEVMVEAPQPYAFIELEVEAQERSVLDWLADEFAGRFPAVPPSSQSKLATALMGENQRPLGSTSPKPQGPDLGGRLVRLLDAVDTQLAPWAARSAEHDEC; encoded by the coding sequence ATGGCTAGCGAACGCGAGCTCAAGCGCCGCCCCCAAGATCACGAGGTGGGTTTGGAGATGGTGAGGGCGATCGTCGCTCTTGGAGGTCAAGAACTCTCCCATGGCGATCCCCAGGAGCTTACATCGCGGTATCTCGACAGCGTTGATCATGCGTTGGCGCTCAGCCAGATCGGTCTGCGTGCTCGGGGGAGTCAAGGGCACACCCAAGCACGATGGACCATCAAGGTTGGTGCATTGCCTGACCGACGTGGAGTCAGCGAGGCAGCGGAGTATGAGATGGATGGGGCCTGGGATGTGATCCCGCCGGCACTTGTGGTGGCACTCCGTTGTATTGGGGTCGTTGGCGATCTGGTTGAGACCGCTCGATTCAGGACACTCCGTGAACGATGGGTGATGGACCTGTCGGGGGTTGAACTTGAGGTCTGCCTTGACGAAGTGATGGTCGAGGCTCCACAACCGTATGCATTTATCGAACTCGAGGTAGAGGCGCAAGAGCGCAGTGTGCTTGACTGGCTGGCAGACGAGTTTGCAGGCCGGTTCCCAGCAGTACCTCCGAGCTCTCAATCGAAACTTGCCACCGCACTGATGGGTGAGAACCAACGGCCTTTGGGGAGCACCTCCCCCAAGCCACAAGGGCCAGATCTTGGGGGTCGATTGGTACGGTTGCTCGATGCGGTCGATACCCAGCTTGCACCATGGGCAGCACGCAGTGCGGAGCACGACGAATGCTGA